In the genome of Streptomyces lydicus, the window CCAGGGTGTTGCAGCGGCCCCGCCGGGCGGTCGCGCTGGCGCTGCGTGAGCTGTCCGAGGACTACGCCCGCCAGGGGCGCGGTTTCGACCTGCGCCTGGTGGCCGGGGGCTGGCGGTTCTACTCCCGTGCCGCGTACGCGGACGCGGTGGAGAGCTTCGTCCTGGACGGGCAGCAGGCCCGGCTCACCCAGGCGGCTTTGGAGACTCTGGCCGTGGTCGCGTACCGTCAGCCGGTCAGCCGTTCCCGTGTCTCGGCCGTACGCGGCGTGAACTGTGACGGTGTGATGCGCACGCTCCTCCAGCGCGGCCTGGTGGAGGAGGCGGGGACGGAACCTGAAACAGGTGCGATCCTGTACAGGACGACGAATTACTTTCTGGAGCGGATGGGCCTGCGCGGCCTGGACGAGCTCCCTGAGCTCGCACCGTTCCTCCCGGAGGCGGAGGCGGTCGAGGGCGACTCCCCGGAAGGTATCCCGTCGTTCGACGTAGACGACAGCGGCGACTCTCAGACGGATCATTGATGCGAAGCAGCGGCAGGAACAACAGGGACAGCGGCCGGGGCGACCACCGCGGCGCCGGTGGGGGCACCCCGCGCCCGAAGGCCGGGGGGAAGAGGGACGACAAGCAGCGCTCGGGCCGTCCCCGTCCTGAGGAGCGCCGCTACGACGTGGGCGGATCCGGCGGCCCCGGGGGTTCCCCGGACCGCAAGGACGAGCGCGGCGGTGCCAAGAGCGGTGGCTCCAAGAGCGGCGGTCCCAAGAGCGGCGGCGCCCGTGGCGCGGCGGCCCGTGGCGGCGCCAAGGGCGGCCCGCGTACCGGCGCCGCGTCCAAGGGATCTGGCCCCGGCGCCAAGGGCGGCCCGCAGCGCGGCCGCAGCCAGGCGCCCGCACGGCCCCGTGAGTACGACGCCCAGGTGGAGGAGCGCAACCGCGCCCGCCACGACAAGCCGCAGGTCAAGACGCCCAAGACGTTCGGCGACCAGGAGGGCGAGCGCCTGCAGAAGGTGCTGGCCAGGGCCGGTATGGGCTCGCGGCGGGCCTGCGAGGAACTGATCGAGCAGGCGCGGGTCGAGGTCAACGGCCAGATCGTCATGGAGCAGGGCGTCCGGGTCGACCCGGAGAAGGACGAGATCAAGGTCGACGGCCTGACGGTCGCCACCCAGTCGTACCTCTTCTTCGCGCTGAACAAGCCGGCCGGTGTGGTCTCCACCATGGAGGACCCGGACGGCCGCCAGTGCCTGGGCGACTACGTCACCAACCGGGAGACGCGGCTGTTCCACGTCGGCCGGCTGGACACCGAGACCGAGGGCATCATCCTGCTCACCAACCACGGCGAGCTGGCCCACCGCTTGACGCACCCGCGCTACGGCGTCAAGAAGACCTACCTGGCCGCGATCCAGGGCCCCCTCCCGCGCGACCTGGGCAAGCAGCTCAAGGACGGCATCCAGCTGGAGGACGGCTACGCCCGCGCCGACCACTTCCGGGTCGTGGAGAACACCGGCAAGAACTACCTCGTCGAGGTCACGCTCCACGAGGGGCGTAAGCACATCGTGCGCCGGATGCTGTCGGAGGCCGGCTTCCCGGTCGACAAGCTGGTGCGGACGAGCTTCGGCCCGATCGCCCTGGGCGACCAGAAGTCGGGCTGGCTGCGCCGGATGACCAACACCGAGGTCGGCATGCTGATGCGCGAGGTCGAGCTCTAGGTGCCGTACCGGGGGGAACTCCCCCTGGGACCGCAGGGAATGCCGGCAGGCCGTACGGCAGGCAAAGGCCTTGCGGCGGCGTCGCACCACCCCTTAATGTCACCATGACGTTAAGGGGTGGTTTTTTGATGATGTCCACGGGGTCCGCCGCTACCGGCTCGCTGATCGGGCTCGCTCTCGGTGACGCGCTCGGCTTTCCCACCGAGTTCCACGATGTGCCGTCGATCCTGGCCAAGTGCGGCCCCTGGCGGCAGATGGCGCTGCCCGATCCCGCCTTCGTCACCGACGACACCCAGATGACGCTGGCACTGGGCCGCGGGCTGCGCACCGCCATGGGGCACGGCGGCCTCACGCCGGCCGGTCTCGTGGGCCCCGTGCGCGAGGAGTACGTCGCCTGGTGGCGCTCGCCCGACAACGACCGGGCGCCGGGCGGGACGTGCCTGAGGGCCTGTGAACTGCTCAGTGACCGGGACCTGCCGTGGGCCGGGGCCGCCCAGATGGGGTCGAAGGGCTGCGGCGCCAATATGCGGGTCGCGCCGATCGGGCTGGCGCCGGGGCTGAGCCCCCGGCAGCGCTCCGGCGCCGCGCAGCTGCAGTCCGCGCTGACCCATGGGCACCCCACCGCGCTGGCCGCCAGTGACCTGACCGCCTACGCCGTACGCGCCCTCGCCGACGGCGCACCGCCCGCCGAGCTGCCCGGCCGGCTGCGGGCGTACGCCGAGGACCACCGCACCGTCTACCCGGAGGACTGGCTCGGCGACCTGTGGCGGCGGGGCCAGGACCCCTCCGCGACGGCCTTCGCCGCCCGCGGCTGGGACGAATGTCTCGGTGTCCTGGACCGGCTGGACGCGGCGCTCGGCGCCCCGGACCCGGAGGCCGACCCCTGCCTGGCCACCGGCGCCGGCTGGATCGCCGAACAGGCGCTGGCCACCGGCCTGCTGTGCTTCCTGCTCTTCCCCGGTGAACCGCTCACCGCGCTGCGCCGGGCCGCCTGCACCTCCGGCGACTCCGACTCGATCGCCTGCCTCACCGGCGCCTTCGCGGGTGCCCACCTGGGCGCCGGCGCCTGGCCCGAGGAGTGGGCCTCCCGTATCGAGTACCGCGAGGAACTGCTGGCACTGGGGGAGGCCTGGGACGCCTGAGGCCCTGACGGGGCCTCAGCCGAGCGCCGATGCCCGCCGGGCCCGGAAGAGGAAGTCGGCCACCCGGCCCCGGTCCGGCTCGGCCGGCAGCGGCGAGCCGGACACCGCGGCCTCCGCCTCCTCGGCCAGCTGCGCCATCCGGCGTTCGACGGTGTCCCAGGCCACCTCACCGCGCCGGACCGCCAGCAGCTCCTCCCGGTCCTGCCCGACGTCCAGGGTGAGCCGGCCGGTACGGAGCAGATCGCGGGACGAGGCCAGCAGCCGCAGCAGATGCATGGCGTGCTTCCAGCGGGGCGCGCCGTGCTGCCGTACATCGGCCCGCAGCTGCTTGAGCTGGCCGCCCGCGTAGCCCGTGAAGGTGCGGTGGGCCTGCCGGGACAGGAAGGCGTCGCGCAGCGCGAGCAGTTCCCGGCCGGTGGCGTCGATCCGCTCGACCAGGGGGGAGTGCAGACACTCCAGGATGGTGGGGTTGGCGCGCAGGGCCAGCTGGCAGAACCGCTCCAGCTCCCAGGAGAACTCCTCCTCGCGCGGTCCCTCCACATGGGTCGGCGGCTTCTCGAAGCCCCAGAAGAGCGGGGTGGGCGCGAGGTACACCCCGCGCCGGTCGGTGTCACTGGTCTCCGTGGCCAGACCGAAGGCGCGCGAGCCCATCACACAGGCGTAGACGGTGTGCTCGGCGACCAGGGTGTGACCTTGGGCGGCTTCGGACATGGCGGCGATTGTCGCTGGTGGGATGGCGAATGTCACCAGGTTTTGAAAGCGGAATATTGAACTCCGGCAGTGCGCTCACCGTCGGTGGGCGGCCGGTCGCGACGCGCGGAGGCGGCCGGCCGCGTCGCGCAGGGACCGCCGCCCGTGCGCCCCCCGGCGGCCCCGGCCGTCTCGCCGACCGGCCGCCGCGTACGGATTGTCGGTGCGGCTGGTTACGCTGATCAGTGCGCGCACAGGTGCGTGACGCGGCACAGAACGCAAGGGGAGCAGCGACGTGGCGGTACGAGCGGTCCGCGGGGCCGTCCAGCTGGAGCGGGACGATGCGGAGCACATGCAGCAGCAGGTCGGCGCACTGCTCACCGCCCTCCTCGAACGCAACGGCCTGCGCGCGGACGACCTGATCAGTGTCTGGTTCACCGCCACCCCCGATCTGCACAGCGACTTCCCGGCCGCCGCCGCGCGCGCCCTGGGCATCACGGACGTGCCGCTGATCTGTGCCCAGGAGCTGGACGTCACCGGCGCCATGGAGCGCGTGGTGCGGGTGCTCGCCCATGTCGAGACCGATCTGTCCAAGGCCGGGATCGCCCATGTCTACCTCGGCGCGGCCGGGGCGCTGCGAAAGGACATCGCGCAGTGAGGAGCGCACTCGTCATCGGAACGGGCCTGATCGGCACCTCCGCCGCGCTGGCGCTGAGCGCCCGCGGCGTCCAGGTCTTCCTGGAGGACCACGACCAGGCCCAGGCCCGCACCGCCGCCGCGCTCGGCGCGGGCACCACCGAGCCGCCCCCGGGCCCGGTCGATCTGGCCGTCGTGGCCGTGCCGCCGGCCCATGTCGCGGCGGCGCTGGCCGATGCCATACGGCGCGGGGCGGCCCGCGCCTACCTCGACGTCGCCAGCGTCAAGGGCGGCCCGCGCCGCGAGCTGGAGGCGATGGGCTGCGAGCTGTCCGGCTACCTCGGCACCCACCCGATGGCCGGCAAGGAGCGCTCCGGCCCGCTGGCCGCCACCGCCGACCTCTTCGAGGGCCGGCCCTGGGTGCTCACCCCGACCCGCGACGGCGACACCGAGGTGCTCAATCTCGCACTGGAGCTGGTCGCGCTGTGCCGGGCCGTCCCGGTGGTGATGGACGCGGACGCGCACGACCGCGCCGTCGCCCTGGTCTCGCACACCCCGCAGCTGG includes:
- the scpB gene encoding SMC-Scp complex subunit ScpB, which translates into the protein MSGVAGNGAYDITEAASGPGAAAGEIAGERSEAPAGALGVAELALKPALEAVLMVVDEPATEEHLARVLQRPRRAVALALRELSEDYARQGRGFDLRLVAGGWRFYSRAAYADAVESFVLDGQQARLTQAALETLAVVAYRQPVSRSRVSAVRGVNCDGVMRTLLQRGLVEEAGTEPETGAILYRTTNYFLERMGLRGLDELPELAPFLPEAEAVEGDSPEGIPSFDVDDSGDSQTDH
- a CDS encoding pseudouridine synthase, with the protein product MRSSGRNNRDSGRGDHRGAGGGTPRPKAGGKRDDKQRSGRPRPEERRYDVGGSGGPGGSPDRKDERGGAKSGGSKSGGPKSGGARGAAARGGAKGGPRTGAASKGSGPGAKGGPQRGRSQAPARPREYDAQVEERNRARHDKPQVKTPKTFGDQEGERLQKVLARAGMGSRRACEELIEQARVEVNGQIVMEQGVRVDPEKDEIKVDGLTVATQSYLFFALNKPAGVVSTMEDPDGRQCLGDYVTNRETRLFHVGRLDTETEGIILLTNHGELAHRLTHPRYGVKKTYLAAIQGPLPRDLGKQLKDGIQLEDGYARADHFRVVENTGKNYLVEVTLHEGRKHIVRRMLSEAGFPVDKLVRTSFGPIALGDQKSGWLRRMTNTEVGMLMREVEL
- a CDS encoding ADP-ribosylglycohydrolase family protein; its protein translation is MMSTGSAATGSLIGLALGDALGFPTEFHDVPSILAKCGPWRQMALPDPAFVTDDTQMTLALGRGLRTAMGHGGLTPAGLVGPVREEYVAWWRSPDNDRAPGGTCLRACELLSDRDLPWAGAAQMGSKGCGANMRVAPIGLAPGLSPRQRSGAAQLQSALTHGHPTALAASDLTAYAVRALADGAPPAELPGRLRAYAEDHRTVYPEDWLGDLWRRGQDPSATAFAARGWDECLGVLDRLDAALGAPDPEADPCLATGAGWIAEQALATGLLCFLLFPGEPLTALRRAACTSGDSDSIACLTGAFAGAHLGAGAWPEEWASRIEYREELLALGEAWDA
- a CDS encoding nucleotidyltransferase domain-containing protein, with translation MSEAAQGHTLVAEHTVYACVMGSRAFGLATETSDTDRRGVYLAPTPLFWGFEKPPTHVEGPREEEFSWELERFCQLALRANPTILECLHSPLVERIDATGRELLALRDAFLSRQAHRTFTGYAGGQLKQLRADVRQHGAPRWKHAMHLLRLLASSRDLLRTGRLTLDVGQDREELLAVRRGEVAWDTVERRMAQLAEEAEAAVSGSPLPAEPDRGRVADFLFRARRASALG
- the aroH gene encoding chorismate mutase — its product is MAVRAVRGAVQLERDDAEHMQQQVGALLTALLERNGLRADDLISVWFTATPDLHSDFPAAAARALGITDVPLICAQELDVTGAMERVVRVLAHVETDLSKAGIAHVYLGAAGALRKDIAQ
- a CDS encoding prephenate dehydrogenase, which encodes MRSALVIGTGLIGTSAALALSARGVQVFLEDHDQAQARTAAALGAGTTEPPPGPVDLAVVAVPPAHVAAALADAIRRGAARAYLDVASVKGGPRRELEAMGCELSGYLGTHPMAGKERSGPLAATADLFEGRPWVLTPTRDGDTEVLNLALELVALCRAVPVVMDADAHDRAVALVSHTPQLVSSLVAARLKGADETAVRLCGQGIRDVTRIAASDPAMWIDILSANPGPVADVLGEIAADLDETVRSLRALESADDAKRGGGAGGIEDVLRRGNAGRERVPGKHGAAPATYEIVAVHIGDQPGELARIFADAGRAGVNIEDVRIEHATGQQAGFIQLMVEPQAVPGLTAELRERGWSIRQ